One window from the genome of Candidatus Binataceae bacterium encodes:
- a CDS encoding FAD-dependent monooxygenase, with amino-acid sequence MSAMGEAAVLVVGAGPTGLMMASELVRHGLSCRIVDKAPAPSEHSKAAAIQAHTLEIFEALGIAERFVDTGVKVHGISAYSGGKRILHVTLDGLESRYNFALMLPQDQTERLLGEYASALGVRVERNVELVGLEQDGNAVTACLKGVDGEERARFQYLVGCDGAHSAVRHALNLAFEGAEYPEHFALADAHVDWIMPADEITGFFTESGMLMFFPFGGGRYRLMATCDEAPDHGEPSLADMQALVDSRATKGIRLHDALWLSYFRIHRRQAQSYRVNRVFLAGDACHIHSPAGGQGMNTGLQDAYNLGWKLALVLKGLGRAEILDSYSAERHAVGRAVLTATDLTTRIGALRSPVGMVVRSRLMAVLSGSEFLTQRAGRTLAELSVNYRKSPLVEDYQEGIAKIFASFAGGPAVGDRAPEVSSLRTEAGQEVGLWEMLRGTTHCLLLFPGVEAQWADYRELAGIGQRVTERYGQCVKPLLVVNEGGLPKGLGWSGATIWDSAHKLHAQYHAAGAGLYLIRPDGYIGYRSFPPQAARLADFLGRIFL; translated from the coding sequence ATGAGTGCGATGGGGGAGGCAGCGGTGCTGGTGGTTGGGGCTGGCCCGACCGGTTTGATGATGGCTTCGGAATTGGTCCGTCACGGGCTGAGTTGCAGGATAGTTGATAAGGCGCCCGCGCCTTCGGAGCATTCCAAGGCCGCTGCGATCCAGGCCCATACCCTGGAGATTTTCGAGGCCTTGGGAATCGCCGAGCGCTTTGTCGATACTGGTGTCAAGGTCCACGGAATCAGCGCCTACAGCGGGGGCAAGCGAATCTTGCACGTGACCCTCGACGGATTGGAAAGCCGTTACAATTTTGCGTTGATGCTGCCGCAGGACCAGACCGAGCGGCTCTTGGGGGAGTATGCGAGCGCCCTTGGAGTGCGGGTCGAGCGCAATGTCGAGTTGGTGGGGCTTGAACAGGACGGCAACGCAGTGACCGCGTGCCTGAAGGGAGTCGATGGTGAAGAGCGCGCGCGCTTTCAATACCTGGTGGGCTGCGACGGAGCCCACAGCGCGGTGCGTCACGCGCTCAACCTGGCTTTCGAAGGGGCCGAATATCCCGAGCATTTCGCTCTGGCCGATGCCCACGTGGACTGGATCATGCCAGCCGACGAGATCACGGGATTTTTCACCGAGAGCGGGATGCTGATGTTCTTTCCCTTTGGCGGTGGTCGCTATCGCCTGATGGCGACTTGCGATGAGGCGCCCGATCACGGCGAGCCAAGCCTGGCGGATATGCAGGCGCTGGTAGACTCGCGCGCCACCAAAGGAATTCGGCTGCACGATGCGCTGTGGTTATCGTACTTTCGCATTCACCGGCGGCAAGCCCAAAGCTATCGGGTGAATCGGGTTTTTCTGGCCGGCGACGCCTGCCACATCCACTCGCCCGCCGGCGGGCAGGGGATGAACACCGGGTTGCAGGACGCCTATAACCTGGGCTGGAAATTGGCGCTGGTGCTCAAAGGACTGGGGAGAGCCGAGATTCTCGATAGCTACAGCGCCGAGCGGCATGCTGTGGGGCGCGCAGTGCTGACCGCCACCGATCTGACCACGCGGATAGGGGCGCTGCGCAGCCCGGTGGGGATGGTGGTTCGCAGCCGGCTGATGGCGGTACTGAGCGGCAGCGAGTTCCTGACCCAGCGAGCGGGGCGCACGCTGGCAGAGCTTTCGGTCAATTATCGCAAAAGTCCGCTGGTGGAGGACTATCAAGAGGGCATAGCAAAAATCTTCGCTTCCTTCGCCGGTGGCCCGGCGGTCGGGGATCGCGCGCCGGAGGTCTCAAGTTTGCGCACCGAAGCGGGGCAGGAGGTTGGCCTATGGGAGATGCTGCGTGGCACCACCCATTGCCTGCTGCTCTTTCCAGGGGTTGAGGCTCAGTGGGCAGACTATCGCGAGCTTGCCGGGATTGGCCAGCGCGTGACCGAGCGTTACGGCCAATGCGTCAAACCGCTGCTGGTCGTCAACGAAGGGGGGCTGCCCAAGGGCTTGGGCTGGAGCGGCGCGACGATCTGGGATTCCGCGCACAAGCTGCATGCGCAGTACCATGCGGCCGGCGCGGGCCTCTACCTGATTCGCCCCGACGGCTATATAGGTTACCGTTCTTTTCCCCCGCAAGCTGCGCGGCTGGCCGACTTTTTAGGCCGGATTTTCCTGTAG
- a CDS encoding YqgE/AlgH family protein: protein MRAKLATIALVLSVGLMILVGFFGLAPAQDSPDHSPVFLVATPDLGDPLFSQSVILMLPNSKLPLVVGLIVNKPTQIGLAKLFPRNPALKGVTQTAFLGGPVDVETPAVLYRAARASPQATELFDGVYVSLDPSFAIDMFKRRPIASDVRLYLGRAQWAPEQLHGEMQEGSWYVLPADPEVVFSATPGQVWHTLVERAQMERALAPDETPSVPLRLKPVLDLSPPSTPAYRVFAP, encoded by the coding sequence ATGCGCGCGAAGCTGGCCACAATCGCTTTGGTGCTGAGCGTCGGACTCATGATCCTCGTCGGCTTCTTCGGTCTGGCTCCGGCGCAGGACTCTCCCGACCATAGCCCAGTCTTTCTGGTGGCGACGCCCGATCTGGGCGATCCGCTGTTTTCACAATCGGTCATCCTGATGCTGCCCAACAGCAAGCTGCCCTTGGTGGTAGGATTGATCGTCAATAAGCCCACCCAGATCGGGCTGGCTAAGCTCTTTCCCCGCAATCCGGCTCTCAAGGGAGTGACCCAGACCGCCTTTTTGGGCGGTCCGGTGGACGTCGAGACGCCAGCCGTCCTCTATCGGGCAGCGCGTGCCTCGCCCCAGGCCACCGAGCTTTTTGATGGAGTTTACGTTAGCCTGGATCCCAGCTTCGCAATCGACATGTTTAAACGCCGACCGATTGCCAGCGACGTGCGCCTGTACCTGGGCCGCGCGCAATGGGCTCCCGAGCAGTTGCACGGCGAGATGCAGGAGGGATCCTGGTATGTGCTGCCTGCCGACCCCGAGGTGGTCTTCAGCGCCACACCCGGGCAAGTGTGGCACACCCTGGTGGAGCGCGCTCAGATGGAACGCGCGCTGGCACCCGATGAGACTCCGTCGGTGCCGCTTCGGTTGAAACCGGTGCTCGATCTGAGTCCGCCGTCCACTCCCGCCTATCGCGTTTTCGCGCCGTGA
- the msrA gene encoding peptide-methionine (S)-S-oxide reductase MsrA, with translation MASRALAAQQTAVLAGGCFWGVDAVFKHVKGVSQVVSGYSGGAAQTAHYDLVSEGDTGHAESVEITYDPAQISYRQLLQVFFLVAHDPTQLNRQGPDVGSNYRSVVFYADQAQETAAKSTIAELNREHVFATPIVTQVVPLKGFYPAEAYHQNFLERHPDNPYIVFNDLPKLKLLQQKFPTLYRP, from the coding sequence GTGGCTTCGCGGGCGCTGGCCGCTCAGCAAACTGCGGTACTTGCGGGCGGATGTTTCTGGGGCGTAGACGCGGTCTTCAAGCACGTCAAAGGCGTTTCGCAAGTAGTCTCCGGTTACTCCGGGGGAGCGGCTCAAACCGCGCATTACGACTTGGTCAGCGAGGGTGATACCGGGCATGCGGAATCGGTTGAAATCACCTACGACCCAGCCCAGATATCCTACCGTCAGTTGCTGCAGGTGTTTTTCCTGGTCGCGCACGATCCCACCCAGCTTAACCGTCAGGGGCCGGACGTGGGAAGCAATTATCGTTCGGTAGTCTTTTACGCCGACCAGGCGCAAGAAACCGCCGCCAAAAGTACTATCGCAGAGCTAAATCGGGAACACGTTTTCGCAACGCCGATCGTGACCCAGGTCGTGCCCTTGAAGGGCTTTTATCCAGCCGAAGCTTATCATCAGAACTTCCTGGAGCGGCACCCAGACAACCCCTATATCGTGTTCAACGATCTGCCCAAGCTAAAGCTTCTGCAGCAGAAGTTTCCCACCCTCTATCGGCCCTGA
- a CDS encoding MFS transporter produces the protein MAAKAPRVARLRKSALRKPRQHHMLAERPKLGKQHYRILALCWAGWIFDIYDLILFTFLIPPISISLHLNKLQMSYALGVSLGASALGGIVMGALADLYGRRRVLEWTILTYSAGTLLSGFAHGLVSLIVFRIITGFGVGGEWATGHTYIGETFPPRFRSRYAAFMQTGGSVGCLMAAAIGGFVAPHLGWRLVFIISALPAVLSAFVRRALPESDVWLARHPEARKGRLFILPRLSHVMDPIRNLMTGPHRRDFVRSIILCSLDMSAFYIAFSWLPTYFEEQRHLSAGTAALIISIAYVGILLGQLIFGYLADAIGRRASFSVFSCIMATGLLSITLFWSDTGGSFTAVGGAMFVTGFGAGMFGGYGPLFTELFPTAVRNTAMGGAYNMARGTQLFTPTLVALLARELGLSGGIALSAAFALATGVYVWTFPPNSSKIASEVE, from the coding sequence ATGGCTGCGAAAGCTCCGCGGGTCGCCCGGCTCAGAAAATCCGCCCTACGCAAGCCGCGCCAGCATCATATGCTGGCCGAGCGGCCGAAACTGGGTAAGCAGCATTATCGCATCCTGGCCTTGTGCTGGGCGGGCTGGATTTTCGACATCTATGACTTAATTCTATTTACCTTCCTAATTCCGCCCATCAGCATCTCGTTGCATCTGAACAAGCTGCAGATGTCTTACGCTCTGGGGGTCTCGCTGGGCGCTAGCGCGTTGGGTGGGATTGTGATGGGAGCGCTGGCGGACCTATACGGCCGCAGGCGCGTGCTGGAATGGACCATCCTCACCTACAGCGCGGGCACGCTGCTCAGCGGCTTCGCTCACGGCTTGGTCAGCCTGATCGTCTTTCGCATCATTACCGGCTTCGGAGTGGGAGGAGAATGGGCCACTGGCCACACCTATATTGGCGAAACTTTTCCGCCCCGCTTCCGCAGTCGCTATGCCGCCTTCATGCAGACCGGGGGCTCTGTAGGCTGCCTGATGGCGGCGGCGATAGGCGGGTTCGTGGCGCCCCATCTAGGCTGGCGCCTGGTGTTCATCATCTCCGCGCTGCCGGCAGTGCTCTCGGCCTTCGTGAGGCGGGCCTTGCCGGAATCCGACGTGTGGTTGGCGCGACATCCCGAGGCCCGCAAGGGGCGGCTGTTCATTTTGCCCCGCTTAAGCCACGTGATGGATCCGATCCGCAATCTGATGACCGGACCCCATCGCCGTGATTTCGTGCGCTCGATCATCCTGTGCTCGTTGGACATGTCGGCCTTCTATATCGCATTTTCCTGGTTGCCGACCTATTTCGAGGAACAACGTCATCTATCTGCCGGTACCGCGGCGCTGATTATTTCGATTGCCTACGTGGGAATTCTGCTGGGCCAGTTGATCTTTGGCTATTTAGCCGACGCGATCGGTAGGCGGGCCTCCTTCAGCGTGTTTTCCTGTATCATGGCTACCGGGCTACTTTCGATCACCTTGTTTTGGAGCGACACTGGTGGTTCTTTTACGGCCGTGGGCGGGGCCATGTTCGTGACCGGCTTTGGGGCGGGGATGTTTGGTGGTTACGGCCCGCTGTTTACCGAACTGTTTCCGACCGCAGTGCGCAATACCGCGATGGGTGGGGCTTACAACATGGCGCGTGGAACCCAGTTGTTCACTCCCACCCTGGTCGCCTTGCTGGCCCGGGAGCTCGGTCTAAGCGGCGGCATTGCGTTGTCGGCGGCCTTTGCTTTGGCTACCGGGGTCTACGTCTGGACCTTTCCGCCCAACTCCAGCAAGATAGCTTCAGAGGTCGAGTAG
- a CDS encoding MFS transporter, producing the protein MESASTSEPLVVGTPAATGPALAPISAILLLAWSHFLLDGTSTFLPGVLPAVLTQLQIPLRLVGVVMASLLVGQALQPCFGWFADKLGGRAFILCGVGGSALGGALIGWVPGYWSLAGALLMVGLSGAMFHPQALASVRVLPVQRTGLCMSTFLLGGQLGQAIWPLLASLVVVGRGLHWLPLLSLPAFLSLPFLAPRLPHLPRHPDRSRRVIWRGRRLALATLVAYVGLESGVQYSLVTFLPILWVRRGGSLVGGASLITVILFAGVAGNIVGGHLSDHIGRRPIMVLSGAMAASCLALLLLFPGPLMWLLLAGIGMALISSNPAQILVGQDLLPENRSIGSGFAMGFSNAMGALLMVGLGYLAAYSSIFAVLWLDVFLCTAAALTPFLLPASALGLRPAPELTPA; encoded by the coding sequence ATGGAAAGCGCCTCGACAAGCGAACCTCTGGTAGTTGGCACGCCCGCCGCCACCGGCCCCGCGTTGGCCCCCATCAGCGCGATCCTGTTGTTGGCGTGGTCTCATTTCCTGCTCGACGGCACCTCCACTTTTCTTCCTGGCGTGTTGCCGGCAGTCCTCACCCAGTTGCAAATACCGCTGCGGCTGGTCGGGGTGGTAATGGCCTCGCTGCTGGTGGGGCAGGCCCTGCAGCCATGTTTTGGCTGGTTCGCCGACAAGTTGGGAGGGCGGGCCTTTATTCTATGCGGCGTTGGGGGTAGCGCTTTGGGCGGTGCGCTCATCGGCTGGGTGCCAGGCTACTGGAGCCTGGCCGGAGCGCTGCTGATGGTTGGGCTCTCGGGAGCGATGTTTCACCCTCAAGCCTTGGCCAGCGTGCGCGTGCTGCCGGTCCAGCGCACCGGCCTGTGCATGTCCACCTTCTTGCTCGGGGGTCAGCTAGGCCAGGCGATCTGGCCTTTGCTCGCCAGCTTGGTAGTTGTCGGCCGGGGCCTGCATTGGCTGCCTCTGCTCAGCCTTCCCGCCTTCCTATCGCTGCCCTTTCTGGCTCCCCGCCTGCCTCACCTGCCGCGCCATCCCGACCGCTCGCGCCGAGTGATCTGGCGCGGCCGCCGTCTGGCATTGGCCACCCTGGTCGCTTATGTCGGCTTGGAATCCGGGGTTCAATACAGCCTGGTCACGTTTCTTCCCATTCTCTGGGTACGCCGCGGCGGCTCGCTGGTGGGCGGAGCCTCGCTGATCACCGTGATCCTTTTCGCGGGCGTGGCCGGCAACATCGTCGGCGGCCATCTCTCCGACCACATCGGGCGACGTCCCATCATGGTGTTATCGGGCGCGATGGCGGCAAGTTGTCTAGCTCTGCTCCTACTCTTTCCGGGACCGCTGATGTGGTTGCTGCTAGCCGGAATTGGGATGGCTTTGATTTCCTCCAACCCTGCCCAAATTCTAGTCGGCCAGGATTTGCTGCCCGAAAACCGCTCGATCGGTTCGGGCTTCGCCATGGGCTTTTCCAACGCGATGGGCGCCTTGCTGATGGTTGGTCTGGGCTATTTGGCTGCCTACTCCAGTATATTTGCGGTACTGTGGCTGGACGTCTTTTTATGTACCGCCGCCGCGCTTACCCCTTTTCTACTCCCTGCAAGCGCGCTGGGCCTGCGCCCCGCGCCTGAGCTCACCCCCGCTTGA
- a CDS encoding SDR family oxidoreductase, with the protein MGMLDGKVAIITGAGRGIGREEALLMAKHGAKVVVNDLGSHFDGTGESRSPAEDVVKAIRAAGGEAVANYESVADFKAAKRIVECALDNFGKLTILVNNAGILRDRMIFNMSEEDFDAVVSVHLKGSFNLARHACAYWREQQKLGNSLPGRLINTSSDSGLIGNVGQTNYGSAKAGLAAMAMIIDMEMSRYGVTANAIAPLARTRMTTDALAGAQRQSAAAMPAPASGQFDPRDPSNIAPLVVWLASDDAKDVHGEVFRSGYGAVWVMKGWHSVAQFKTSQPWDPAELGAKLKSVLAQGLTKKETMAEVVASAQG; encoded by the coding sequence ATGGGAATGCTTGATGGCAAAGTGGCGATAATCACCGGAGCTGGTCGTGGGATCGGGCGCGAAGAGGCGCTGTTAATGGCCAAGCACGGAGCCAAGGTGGTGGTCAACGACCTGGGCTCGCATTTCGACGGCACCGGCGAATCACGCTCGCCAGCCGAGGATGTGGTCAAGGCGATTCGCGCCGCGGGGGGTGAGGCGGTCGCTAATTATGAAAGCGTGGCCGATTTCAAAGCGGCCAAGCGAATCGTGGAATGCGCGCTGGACAACTTCGGCAAGCTCACCATCCTGGTAAACAATGCCGGCATTTTACGCGATCGCATGATTTTTAACATGTCGGAGGAGGATTTCGACGCCGTTGTCTCGGTCCATCTCAAGGGCTCGTTCAATTTGGCTCGCCATGCCTGCGCCTATTGGCGCGAGCAGCAGAAGTTGGGCAACAGCTTGCCTGGACGACTGATTAACACCAGCTCGGACTCGGGATTGATCGGCAACGTGGGCCAAACCAACTACGGTTCGGCCAAGGCCGGGCTGGCAGCGATGGCGATGATTATCGACATGGAAATGAGCCGCTACGGCGTAACAGCCAACGCGATCGCGCCGCTAGCCCGCACCCGCATGACTACCGACGCGCTAGCGGGCGCGCAGCGTCAGAGCGCGGCGGCGATGCCTGCGCCGGCGTCCGGGCAATTCGATCCGCGTGATCCCTCCAACATCGCGCCGCTGGTGGTATGGCTGGCTAGCGATGACGCCAAGGATGTACACGGTGAAGTCTTCCGCTCGGGCTACGGCGCGGTCTGGGTGATGAAGGGGTGGCATTCGGTGGCTCAGTTCAAAACCAGCCAGCCCTGGGATCCGGCCGAATTGGGGGCCAAACTCAAGAGCGTGCTGGCCCAGGGGTTGACCAAGAAGGAAACGATGGCCGAAGTGGTTGCTTCGGCACAGGGCTGA